A portion of the Corynebacterium jeikeium genome contains these proteins:
- a CDS encoding IS1249 family transposase: protein MLNPPEWLLHVVTGAWLSFWVTPNRPRCPICAGQMKKNGTTTKGTTRWRCKNPDCGCSTTRHRPDQTHTRDFKAFHTYVTGTASLTKVADTLNVSRRTLDRRFTSLWLIDVPNTPDPNRVYDQIFIDGTYTDAGCLLVAASHDHVIAWHWTQRETAHAYTQLLKNIAPPLCVVLDGGQGAYSAIKTCWPTTRIQRCLVHAQRVVRRYTTSRPRTDAGKAIYALALKLTRITTLDQAREWTLRLHDFGQVFKAFLNEKTPLPKERRTLNNQWEWTHLRVRKAYNSLLHLSRNNWLFTYLQPPPEALEPQRWASTTNSLEGGVNAQLKRIADAHRGRSGERQRKMLEWYLHSKTQLPDDPLKIARQCNYGQDQLAKVNDLVPEDHNKADHETGRPAFYDNAIPTEYQHNIGIRKGPMR, encoded by the coding sequence TTGCTCAATCCACCGGAATGGCTCCTGCATGTGGTAACAGGGGCCTGGTTGTCTTTCTGGGTGACTCCAAACAGACCCCGATGCCCTATATGCGCTGGGCAAATGAAGAAAAACGGCACCACAACCAAAGGGACAACCAGGTGGCGATGCAAAAACCCTGACTGCGGATGCTCAACAACACGACACCGCCCCGATCAGACCCACACCCGGGATTTCAAAGCGTTTCACACCTACGTCACCGGCACTGCTTCTTTAACCAAGGTGGCCGACACCTTGAATGTCTCCCGGCGCACACTCGACCGCCGGTTCACCTCATTGTGGCTTATCGATGTCCCTAACACCCCCGATCCCAACCGGGTCTACGACCAAATCTTCATCGACGGCACCTACACCGACGCTGGCTGCTTACTTGTGGCAGCCAGCCACGACCACGTCATCGCATGGCACTGGACACAACGCGAAACCGCCCACGCCTACACCCAACTACTCAAAAACATCGCCCCACCACTATGCGTTGTCCTCGACGGTGGCCAAGGCGCCTACTCAGCAATCAAAACCTGCTGGCCAACCACCCGCATCCAACGCTGCCTTGTCCATGCCCAACGCGTGGTCCGTCGCTACACCACCAGCCGTCCACGCACCGACGCAGGCAAAGCTATCTACGCCCTGGCGTTGAAACTGACCCGTATCACCACACTCGACCAGGCACGGGAGTGGACGCTGCGCCTGCATGACTTCGGACAGGTATTCAAAGCATTCCTCAACGAAAAAACACCCCTCCCCAAAGAACGCCGCACCCTCAACAACCAGTGGGAATGGACCCACCTGCGAGTTCGCAAGGCATACAACTCACTGCTGCACCTATCGCGCAATAACTGGCTGTTTACCTACCTGCAGCCACCACCAGAAGCACTCGAACCACAGCGCTGGGCATCAACAACCAACAGTCTGGAAGGCGGCGTCAACGCCCAGCTCAAACGCATCGCCGACGCGCATCGCGGCAGGTCCGGGGAGCGCCAACGCAAAATGCTCGAGTGGTACCTGCACTCGAAAACGCAGCTGCCTGACGACCCGCTAAAGATCGCCAGGCAGTGCAATTACGGACAAGATCAACTCGCCAAAGTCAACGATCTTGTCCCAGAAGACCACAACAAAGCCGACCACGAAACAGGACGACCAGCCTTCTACGACAACGCTATCCCAACCGAATACCAACACAACATAGGAATCCGGAAAGGGCCCATGAGATAA